The nucleotide window CTCTGGTAAGCCGATGCGCCAGTTTTCGTATGTGACTGTATAGCGCTTGTCCTGCGTATAAGAAAACGCCTCAAACCAAAGCTTGCCTCGACGAATCTTTTTAGTAATACGGAATGTTGGCTCCTCTCGCATATTCATCACCTCATATGTGAGGAAATAGCGATAATCAAAATAGCCATCGACAAGCCGTTTCAATCTATTGCTATAAACACGTGCCACATAACTGACCGTTTCACCAGCCTCATTGATAATAGCTACTTTTTCTGTCGAGGCAATATTTCCTGTTAATTGATACGTATATTGATTCATTGTAAGCTCCTTAAAATAATATCGTCAATTTATTATAAATACGCTTTAAAAAATAGGTTGCATTACTTAGCATCGTACGACTGTCCTTCGCTGTATCTGGATGATTGGTAATTAGCCCATCCACGCCTTGCTCTAAAAAGTATTGCATATCACGCTCCGTATTGACCGTCCAAATAAACAGCTCCATTTCGCTCTGTTTCGCTTGTTCTATCAATCGACCTGATGCAACGTCCTGCTGTATGGCGATAAAATCAGCTTCGATCGGTGGGATTCTACCAATATAAAGCGCAAAAACAAGCCCTACCTTTAATCGAGGCTCTAATTCATTTAATCGCCAAATAACCTCGCTATCTAACGATTGAATATAATGCTTTTCCAGTGCATCATACTTCACAAGCAGCTCAATTAAACGTTGCAAATAGTCCTCTGTTTCATTTCCATGAGGCTTTATTTCAATCAGTAATGGCATATTAAGCTCCTCACTTTTTTGCAGCATTTCCTCTAAGGAAGGAATTTTATCCTGCAATTTGCCTGCTCTTACTGTCATATTCGTTAGTTCATTTAATGTGAGTTGATGCGTTATTTCTTTACGTCCAGCCATTCTCGCTAATGTTGCATCATGGAAGACAACAAATTGCCCATCCCTCGTTTGCTGTATATCGATTTCTACCATATCAGCCCCTGCTTGTGCTGAGGCAACAAGTGAGCTTATCGTATTTTCTACACCTTTTTCCATAAACCCTCGATGGGCAATTATTTTCGTTGTTGGCTCATACAATGCCTTCTCTAAATTAATCACCTGTACAGCACTCATTAAAAAATAAACGAAAATCGTACAAATAATCGTCCAGTGCATTATCGTTTCACGGAAAGATTCATGCTGAAGCTCAATAGGTGGCTGTCGCGTTAAACGAAAGGCAACAAGTACAACAAGCTGTGAAAAAACAGCCTGTAATAACGTAAATAAAAGCAGCAACAGCCCTTGTGCAAACGTCAATGTAAAGGCTGCTGTAACAAGTGCCCAGCTTGGCATCACCCGCTCAATAATGAATAGTGGTAGAAATGTTAGAGCTAATAAAATAATCGTTAAGCTAATATGCAGCACGAGTATTAACGCTAACATACCAACAAGCTCAAATAAACGGCGCTTCGAAAATTGCCAGCTCATTTTAACCGCCTGTGAAATGGTCGTCCATTGGTAAATTGTAAAATACGGCATCGTCAAAATAAAACGCAAACCAATTACAAACAACAGCAGCATACCAACTATATACAACATGCGCCCTTTTGAGGATGTCATAAGCTCATCTACAATAAAATCAGGGATGCTTAAGCTTTGTGTAATAGTAGATGGCAATATAGAAGAAATCAGTGGCATTACTAGTATTAAATAAAGAAACAGCAAGCCTGTTTCAAAGCTCACAAAGTAGACAACCTTTTGATTTAGACGGCGCCATAGCTGCTGCAATGTATAGGAAATACCTCTTTGCTGATGGTATGCAAGCAAAATGAGCATGCCCATTTCATAATAAATAAACAATAGGACAATTAAAATAATCAGCGTCAGCACAAATAAAAACAGCGGATGTGCAAGGAGCTGTACAATATTTTCCTCTGTAATGCTATCGATTTTTAAAATATGTAATGTAGCAGTTATTAGTAATGAAATAGACGGTAGGGCAATAAGCAATTGAAAAAGTCGAATCGCCAAAAAGACGCGAATATAATCTACTCGATACATGTAAATATTATGAAAAACTAGTCGAGTGATACGCAAAATGCGCTCCATCCACTCACCTCCAGATTCTATTTTACGCAAAAAGCGACAACTTGTATGCAAGAAAGCTCAGCTCTCTACATTGTTTCTTTCCCCTTACAATGATAAAATCAAACTCTTCACCTTAAAGCAAAAGGAGTAAGAATATGCAAAATAACGAAAGAAAAATCATTTTAGATTTAGCAGTGACGTTAGATGGCTTTATTGAAGGGAAAAATGGAGAAATTGATTGGTGCATTATGGAGCCTGATATGAATTTCACCGACTTTTTGAATGACATTGATACAATTTTATATGGCAGAAAAAGCTACGATCTATGGGGGCATTTTACACCTGAAACGAATGAGGAGGAAAAACAATTTTGGGCGCTTGTCCATAGCAAAGAGAAATACGTCTTTTCAAAAACACGGCAGCAAGATGACAGCAAAGCCATTTTCATTCAAGAAAATATTGCCGAGGAAATGACAGCACTTAAAACAAAGCCTGGTAAAAACATTTGGCTTTATGGCGGCGCTAGCCTGATTACAACCTTTATCCATTTAGGGCTTGTTGATGAATTCCGCTTATCCATTCATCCTGTTGTTTTAGGTGAAGGCAAGCCGCTATTCACAAATATAACGGACCGTTTAAACTTACAATTAGTTGACACAAGAACGTTTCCATCTGGCGTTGTGCAATTAGTGTATCGTTGCCAGTAATGATTCGCCCATTAAACTATGAAATTCGCACGCAAGACAAAAAAGAGGCGGTCTTGTTTTCAAGACCGCTCTCTTATTTTTAAACTGTTGTATGGGCAAAAAACTCTTCATATAGCGCTTTTAAAATTTGATTCTCATATTGGCTTAGCACACCGAACACGAGACTAACCTCTGAAGAGCCTTGATTAATCATTTCAATATTGGCACCTGTATTGGAAATAGCTGTTGCTGCACGAGCCGCTAAGCCTGTGTTATGGCGCATACCTTCTCCAACGATCACGACCATTGAGAAA belongs to Lysinibacillus louembei and includes:
- a CDS encoding tubby C-terminal domain-like protein: MNQYTYQLTGNIASTEKVAIINEAGETVSYVARVYSNRLKRLVDGYFDYRYFLTYEVMNMREEPTFRITKKIRRGKLWFEAFSYTQDKRYTVTYENWRIGLPELAIHWSDGTMKIDKQMEGWSSFLVNDEVVARWQAVYKEQEDTFDVTLQIEPNSPIQQVDFFAAISQAALFIGS
- a CDS encoding glycerophosphodiester phosphodiesterase, whose product is MERILRITRLVFHNIYMYRVDYIRVFLAIRLFQLLIALPSISLLITATLHILKIDSITEENIVQLLAHPLFLFVLTLIILIVLLFIYYEMGMLILLAYHQQRGISYTLQQLWRRLNQKVVYFVSFETGLLFLYLILVMPLISSILPSTITQSLSIPDFIVDELMTSSKGRMLYIVGMLLLFVIGLRFILTMPYFTIYQWTTISQAVKMSWQFSKRRLFELVGMLALILVLHISLTIILLALTFLPLFIIERVMPSWALVTAAFTLTFAQGLLLLLFTLLQAVFSQLVVLVAFRLTRQPPIELQHESFRETIMHWTIICTIFVYFLMSAVQVINLEKALYEPTTKIIAHRGFMEKGVENTISSLVASAQAGADMVEIDIQQTRDGQFVVFHDATLARMAGRKEITHQLTLNELTNMTVRAGKLQDKIPSLEEMLQKSEELNMPLLIEIKPHGNETEDYLQRLIELLVKYDALEKHYIQSLDSEVIWRLNELEPRLKVGLVFALYIGRIPPIEADFIAIQQDVASGRLIEQAKQSEMELFIWTVNTERDMQYFLEQGVDGLITNHPDTAKDSRTMLSNATYFLKRIYNKLTILF
- a CDS encoding dihydrofolate reductase family protein; this translates as MQNNERKIILDLAVTLDGFIEGKNGEIDWCIMEPDMNFTDFLNDIDTILYGRKSYDLWGHFTPETNEEEKQFWALVHSKEKYVFSKTRQQDDSKAIFIQENIAEEMTALKTKPGKNIWLYGGASLITTFIHLGLVDEFRLSIHPVVLGEGKPLFTNITDRLNLQLVDTRTFPSGVVQLVYRCQ